A window from uncultured Desulfobacter sp. encodes these proteins:
- a CDS encoding 4Fe-4S binding protein, with product MHKIDPEECQSCGACASACPVEAISMPAGKNYFEISEECVDCGECEAECGFHAISAE from the coding sequence ATGCACAAAATAGACCCCGAAGAATGTCAGTCCTGTGGCGCATGCGCAAGCGCCTGTCCTGTTGAAGCCATCAGTATGCCGGCCGGAAAAAACTATTTCGAAATAAGCGAAGAATGTGTTGATTGCGGCGAATGTGAAGCCGAATGCGGGTTCCACGCAATTTCTGCGGAGTAG
- the queC gene encoding 7-cyano-7-deazaguanine synthase QueC, translating into MTKKAVVLSSGGIDSTTAMAIARDRGFEIYSLSFRYGQRHSVELECAKKVAVHLGAEDHKIVDIDLRQFGGSALTDDIAVPKHDSVTQIDQTQIPVTYVPARNTIFLSYAMAWAEVLKAQAIFIGVTAVDYSGYPDCRPQFIDAFQTMANLATKTGVTKETVLTIETPLIQMSKSEIITTGHGLGVDYSLTLSCYDPDNQGRSCGKCDSCLHRIKGFTEAGIPDPTPYTE; encoded by the coding sequence ATGACAAAAAAAGCAGTCGTTCTTTCATCCGGCGGCATTGACTCCACCACCGCCATGGCCATTGCCAGGGACCGGGGGTTTGAGATTTACAGCCTAAGCTTCAGGTACGGCCAGCGCCACAGTGTGGAGCTGGAGTGTGCCAAAAAAGTGGCCGTGCATCTGGGGGCAGAAGACCATAAAATTGTGGACATTGACCTGCGCCAGTTCGGCGGTTCCGCTCTCACCGACGACATTGCCGTGCCCAAACACGACAGCGTGACGCAGATTGATCAAACCCAGATCCCCGTCACCTATGTACCCGCCAGAAACACCATATTCTTATCCTATGCCATGGCCTGGGCCGAGGTGCTTAAGGCCCAAGCCATTTTCATCGGCGTCACCGCCGTGGATTATTCAGGCTATCCGGACTGCAGGCCCCAATTTATTGACGCCTTTCAAACCATGGCCAATCTGGCCACAAAAACCGGCGTGACCAAAGAAACCGTTTTGACCATTGAAACCCCGTTGATTCAAATGTCAAAATCCGAAATCATCACCACCGGTCATGGTTTAGGCGTGGATTACAGCCTGACCCTCTCCTGTTATGATCCCGACAACCAAGGCCGTTCCTGTGGAAAGTGCGACTCCTGCCTGCACCGCATAAAAGGATTTACCGAAGCCGGCATCCCCGATCCAACCCCCTATACCGAGTAA
- a CDS encoding class I SAM-dependent methyltransferase, protein MAYEFDFKAAQAYDAFFEKGRARHRLDLEISLISSLIRPMPGKRLLDIGCGTGLSLEPFVDQGMSLTGIDPSLYMLDKAAERLGNRVDLHRGTAEDLPFDDNSFDTALLFFSMEFSDRPAKAIEEACRVAREQVVIGVHNRWAPQNMARRVKGFFFPDMYSGARFFSVWELKIMMNSILGKVPVKWRTTVQFPLVSGRLISKVERCRLIQWSYWGSFIGMRIKPVPKFRTRPLVLKTRNRKINEPATGLALGIKVK, encoded by the coding sequence ATGGCATATGAATTTGATTTCAAAGCAGCCCAGGCCTATGACGCCTTTTTTGAAAAAGGTAGGGCCAGACATCGCCTTGACCTTGAAATTTCTTTGATCAGCTCCCTGATCCGACCGATGCCGGGCAAGCGCCTGCTGGACATTGGCTGCGGCACAGGGTTAAGTCTTGAACCTTTTGTGGATCAGGGAATGAGCCTGACCGGCATTGATCCGTCTTTATATATGCTGGACAAGGCTGCCGAGCGGCTTGGAAATCGTGTTGATCTGCATCGGGGGACAGCCGAGGATCTTCCCTTTGATGACAATTCGTTTGATACGGCGCTGCTGTTTTTCAGTATGGAATTTTCAGACCGGCCGGCCAAAGCCATTGAAGAGGCCTGCCGGGTGGCCCGGGAACAGGTGGTCATCGGCGTTCATAACAGGTGGGCACCCCAGAATATGGCCCGGCGGGTCAAAGGCTTTTTTTTCCCGGATATGTATAGCGGTGCCCGTTTTTTTAGTGTGTGGGAGTTGAAAATCATGATGAATTCGATATTGGGAAAAGTGCCTGTCAAATGGCGGACCACCGTGCAGTTCCCGTTGGTGTCGGGACGTCTGATCTCCAAAGTGGAACGTTGCCGTCTGATCCAGTGGTCTTACTGGGGCAGTTTCATCGGCATGCGCATCAAGCCCGTGCCCAAGTTTCGCACCCGCCCCCTGGTTTTGAAAACCCGGAATCGTAAAATCAATGAGCCGGCCACAGGGCTGGCGTTAGGAATTAAGGTAAAATAA
- the amrS gene encoding AmmeMemoRadiSam system radical SAM enzyme, with protein MIRARLYEPLSNGEVKCLACNHYCKISPGKTGVCGVRENRDGKLFSLVYDRVVAANVDPIEKKPLFHFKPGSLSYSIAAPGCNFNCRFCQNSDISQVRGQETNPFTGRLAGQAMSPEEIVAKAVEQGCQSISYTYTEPTVFFELVLDTAMLAKEAGLANILVTNGFMSPKLLQASAAVLDAANVDLKSFSDNFYTRYCNGRLEPVKQTLKNMVELGLMVEVTTLVIPGLNDDPDELGQMASFIAGELGASTPWHLSRFHPAFELTQTEPTPVETLEKACDIALSAGLVHVYTGNVPGAREDTCCPDCGQTVVKRLGYSVENLLTQTNKCPGCGSPVFGIY; from the coding sequence ATGATTCGTGCCCGTCTTTATGAACCCCTGTCCAATGGTGAGGTCAAATGCCTGGCCTGCAACCATTACTGCAAGATTTCGCCGGGTAAAACCGGTGTGTGCGGCGTCCGGGAAAACCGGGACGGTAAGCTTTTTTCCCTGGTGTACGACCGGGTGGTGGCGGCCAATGTGGACCCCATTGAGAAAAAACCGCTTTTTCATTTTAAACCCGGCTCCCTCTCGTATTCCATTGCCGCGCCCGGGTGCAATTTTAACTGCCGCTTTTGTCAGAATTCTGATATCTCCCAAGTGCGTGGCCAGGAAACCAATCCTTTCACAGGCCGCCTGGCAGGCCAGGCCATGAGCCCCGAAGAGATCGTGGCAAAGGCTGTGGAACAAGGATGCCAAAGTATCTCTTACACCTATACCGAACCCACGGTTTTTTTTGAACTGGTGTTGGATACAGCCATGCTGGCAAAGGAAGCGGGACTGGCCAACATCCTTGTCACCAACGGCTTTATGAGCCCTAAACTGCTGCAGGCATCCGCCGCAGTGCTGGATGCCGCCAATGTGGATCTTAAATCTTTTTCCGATAACTTTTACACCCGGTATTGCAACGGCCGCCTGGAACCGGTTAAACAGACGTTGAAAAACATGGTGGAGTTAGGTCTCATGGTGGAGGTCACTACTCTGGTAATTCCGGGGCTGAATGATGATCCCGACGAACTTGGGCAGATGGCATCTTTCATTGCCGGGGAATTGGGGGCGTCGACCCCCTGGCATCTATCCCGGTTTCACCCGGCATTTGAGCTGACCCAGACGGAACCCACCCCTGTGGAGACCCTGGAAAAGGCCTGCGATATTGCGTTATCAGCCGGGCTTGTTCATGTGTATACCGGCAATGTGCCCGGTGCCAGGGAGGATACCTGCTGTCCGGACTGCGGCCAGACGGTGGTCAAACGATTGGGCTATTCTGTGGAAAATCTTTTAACCCAGACCAATAAGTGTCCCGGGTGTGGTTCGCCTGTGTTCGGGATCTATTAA
- the queD gene encoding 6-carboxytetrahydropterin synthase QueD, translated as MPGVYDICVQDHFAAAHSLRGYDGNCSNLHGHNWIVEAHIRCTKLNQLGMGIDFRDVKRVVKDVLSKLDHTNLNEIAEFGAINPTAENLAKFLYSELSRRLNTEFIKIKKITVFESPGCGSSYQEV; from the coding sequence ATGCCAGGCGTATATGACATTTGTGTCCAGGACCATTTTGCAGCAGCCCATTCCCTGCGGGGCTATGACGGCAACTGCTCAAATCTGCACGGCCATAACTGGATTGTTGAAGCACACATACGGTGCACCAAACTCAACCAGTTGGGCATGGGCATAGATTTCAGGGACGTTAAACGTGTGGTTAAAGATGTTTTAAGCAAGCTGGATCATACCAATCTTAACGAAATTGCGGAATTTGGCGCCATCAATCCCACGGCTGAAAACCTGGCAAAATTTCTATACTCTGAGCTGTCCAGGCGCTTGAACACCGAGTTCATCAAAATTAAAAAAATCACGGTATTTGAAAGTCCGGGCTGCGGATCATCCTACCAGGAGGTATAA
- a CDS encoding CCA tRNA nucleotidyltransferase: protein MRSAVDILDTIQARSPVCDIIETLWNDGFHASVAGGAVRDALLGIAPEDVDLLTNARPEDLARLFSAQDSKYVGKAFAVTLINKVEVATCRPADKKAVDAGHTFPATDLGRRDLTINSIAWDPKARTLADPFGGQADIKNKIIRFTRNPFDRIEEDPVRMVRACRFAARFGFKIEPESFDAIRAKAHKITVQGSAERIQLEIVKAMGMDKPSGFFNLLHDTGLLGRILPSLDRCYDLDGGPHHGETVFEHNLLVGDALPASMPTLRLAGFLHDTGKMDALEIKDGRNSFPGHETFTQAMMNDLERLRFSRKDMDYIQSLVRGHMRPLKADTTPRAVRRLLAMLDDLNLSYHDFLRMRIADKKSNLNPVKKPYTLGDIRLRLDKILDALNSKAPFNVNNLDISGREIQDILGLTEGPAIGKVKALLFEKVLDDPSLNTEEALKNLVRQMDQNHFTD from the coding sequence ATGCGTTCAGCTGTCGATATTCTGGATACCATCCAGGCCCGCTCGCCTGTTTGCGACATCATTGAAACCCTTTGGAACGACGGGTTTCACGCCTCGGTGGCCGGCGGGGCTGTCCGGGATGCCCTTTTGGGGATCGCGCCCGAAGATGTGGATCTTCTGACCAATGCCCGGCCCGAAGATCTGGCCCGGCTGTTTTCTGCCCAGGACTCTAAATATGTGGGAAAAGCCTTTGCCGTAACCCTGATCAACAAGGTGGAGGTCGCAACCTGCCGGCCTGCGGATAAAAAGGCTGTGGATGCAGGGCACACCTTTCCCGCCACAGATCTTGGCCGCCGGGATCTTACCATTAACAGCATAGCTTGGGATCCCAAAGCTCGTACCCTGGCAGATCCCTTTGGCGGGCAGGCGGACATTAAAAACAAAATCATTCGATTCACCCGGAATCCCTTTGACCGGATTGAAGAGGACCCCGTGCGCATGGTACGGGCCTGCCGGTTCGCTGCCCGTTTCGGGTTCAAAATTGAACCGGAATCCTTTGATGCCATCCGTGCCAAGGCCCATAAAATTACCGTCCAGGGGAGCGCAGAGCGGATTCAGCTGGAAATTGTCAAGGCCATGGGCATGGACAAACCTTCGGGATTTTTTAATTTGCTTCATGATACAGGCCTTCTGGGCCGTATTCTGCCAAGCCTTGACCGCTGTTACGACCTGGACGGCGGCCCCCACCACGGCGAAACCGTATTCGAGCACAATCTTCTGGTGGGAGATGCCCTGCCCGCATCCATGCCCACACTCCGACTGGCAGGTTTTCTCCATGACACCGGGAAAATGGATGCACTGGAAATCAAGGATGGGCGCAACTCTTTTCCCGGGCACGAGACATTCACCCAGGCCATGATGAATGATCTTGAACGCCTGAGGTTTTCCAGAAAAGATATGGATTATATCCAGAGCCTGGTCCGGGGCCACATGCGTCCTTTAAAGGCAGATACAACTCCGAGAGCTGTGCGCAGGCTTTTGGCCATGCTGGATGATCTGAATCTGTCCTACCATGATTTTTTACGCATGCGCATTGCCGATAAAAAAAGCAATCTTAATCCGGTTAAAAAGCCGTATACGCTTGGGGATATCCGCCTGCGCCTGGACAAAATTCTGGATGCCTTGAACAGCAAGGCGCCGTTCAATGTGAACAATCTCGACATTTCAGGCCGGGAAATCCAGGATATTCTGGGCCTTACCGAGGGCCCGGCCATTGGAAAAGTCAAAGCACTATTATTTGAGAAGGTGCTGGATGACCCATCCTTGAATACCGAAGAGGCTTTGAAAAATCTGGTGCGGCAAATGGACCAAAACCACTTTACAGATTGA
- a CDS encoding response regulator encodes MVKKSLILTVDDKPQNLQFLGKLLSNNGYEVAMAQSGAQALTFVKSEFPDLILLDVMMPEMDGYEVCEKLKAEFPTHNIPVIFLTAKSDAQDIVKGFDAGGVDYVTKPFHSAELLARIKTHIELKTLRGLLPMCSHCKKIRDDKGFWNDVDSYFEAHSHLTFTHGLCPACMDKLYQGYDWYKKRKRSDVQK; translated from the coding sequence ATGGTCAAGAAAAGTCTCATTTTGACGGTTGATGACAAGCCTCAGAATCTTCAGTTCCTTGGCAAATTGCTTTCAAATAACGGATATGAAGTCGCCATGGCCCAAAGCGGAGCCCAGGCACTGACGTTTGTAAAATCCGAATTCCCGGATCTCATTCTTTTAGATGTCATGATGCCGGAGATGGATGGGTATGAGGTCTGTGAAAAGCTCAAGGCCGAATTTCCCACCCACAATATTCCGGTGATTTTTTTAACGGCCAAATCGGATGCCCAGGATATTGTAAAAGGATTTGATGCGGGCGGGGTTGATTATGTAACAAAACCCTTTCATTCAGCGGAACTGCTGGCCCGTATCAAAACCCATATCGAGCTTAAAACCCTGCGTGGTCTTTTACCCATGTGTTCACATTGCAAAAAAATCCGGGATGATAAAGGGTTCTGGAATGATGTGGACAGCTATTTTGAGGCCCACTCCCATCTGACCTTTACCCACGGTCTGTGTCCTGCGTGCATGGACAAATTGTACCAGGGGTATGACTGGTATAAAAAAAGGAAAAGGTCCGACGTCCAAAAATAA
- a CDS encoding YqaE/Pmp3 family membrane protein: MELLKIIAAIILPPVGVFFQVGLGKHFWLNILLTLLGYIPGIVHAIWVIAKNK; the protein is encoded by the coding sequence ATGGAACTTTTAAAAATTATCGCAGCCATTATTCTTCCGCCGGTGGGTGTATTTTTTCAGGTTGGTCTTGGAAAACACTTCTGGTTGAATATTCTTTTAACCCTTCTTGGTTACATTCCAGGGATTGTACATGCCATCTGGGTAATAGCCAAAAACAAATAA
- the serB gene encoding phosphoserine phosphatase SerB yields MGDIVLISITGKDQKGLTARISTILAQYRVSILDIGQAVIHEHISLGMLVDIPCSQDFSLMFKDLIFEGHKMGLAVDVSPVDANDYETWVLTQDKERRIITVMGRAITTGQISAVSTVITDHDLNIDSITRMSGRRSLKRPLEPPMACIQFAVSGTPRSIPEMKGRFIHISQDLGIDISFHEDNIYRKNRKLVVFDMDSTLIQAEVIDELAKLAGVGDQVAQITESAMRGEIDFKESFRRRVALLKGLKEKDIQGLARTLPLTNGAGLVTRTLKGLGYKLAILSGGFTFVGNYLKEILGFDYVFANSLEIENGEVTGEVTGEIVDGQKKADLLRELAKKENLSIQQTIAVGDGANDLPMISIAGLGVAFNAKPVVREKAANTISTMGLDGLLFLLGIHEREIPDPDNTTK; encoded by the coding sequence ATGGGAGATATAGTTCTGATCAGCATTACGGGCAAGGATCAAAAAGGTCTTACCGCCCGGATTTCAACCATCCTTGCCCAGTATCGGGTGAGCATTCTGGATATTGGCCAGGCTGTAATTCATGAACATATCTCTTTGGGCATGCTGGTGGATATTCCATGTTCCCAGGATTTTTCCCTGATGTTCAAGGATCTGATTTTTGAAGGTCACAAAATGGGTCTGGCTGTGGATGTTTCGCCGGTTGATGCCAACGATTATGAAACCTGGGTCCTGACCCAGGACAAAGAGCGCAGAATTATTACGGTCATGGGGCGCGCCATTACCACAGGCCAGATTTCTGCGGTCTCCACCGTCATTACCGACCATGATCTCAACATTGATTCCATCACCCGCATGTCCGGCAGAAGGTCCCTGAAAAGACCCCTGGAACCCCCCATGGCCTGTATTCAGTTTGCCGTATCCGGCACACCCAGAAGTATTCCCGAAATGAAGGGGCGGTTCATTCACATCTCCCAGGACCTGGGCATTGATATCTCCTTTCATGAGGACAATATCTACCGTAAAAACCGTAAGCTGGTTGTCTTTGACATGGATTCCACATTGATCCAGGCCGAGGTGATCGACGAACTGGCAAAACTGGCTGGTGTCGGGGATCAAGTGGCCCAAATCACGGAATCCGCCATGCGGGGGGAAATTGATTTCAAGGAAAGTTTCAGGCGGCGGGTGGCACTGCTCAAAGGATTAAAGGAAAAGGATATCCAGGGCCTGGCCCGGACCCTGCCCCTGACCAACGGGGCCGGTCTTGTCACCCGGACCCTGAAGGGCCTTGGTTACAAGCTTGCCATTCTTTCAGGCGGCTTTACCTTTGTGGGCAATTATTTAAAAGAGATCCTGGGGTTTGATTACGTATTTGCCAACTCCCTTGAAATAGAAAACGGCGAAGTCACAGGCGAGGTGACCGGCGAAATTGTGGACGGCCAGAAAAAGGCAGACCTGTTACGCGAGCTGGCCAAAAAAGAAAATCTCTCCATCCAGCAGACCATTGCCGTGGGGGACGGGGCCAACGACCTGCCCATGATTTCCATTGCCGGGCTCGGTGTGGCCTTTAACGCCAAGCCCGTTGTCCGGGAAAAAGCGGCCAACACCATTTCCACCATGGGGCTTGATGGGCTGTTGTTTCTGCTGGGAATCCATGAACGGGAGATTCCTGATCCGGACAACACCACCAAGTAA
- a CDS encoding peptidylprolyl isomerase, translated as MSEAIKSGDTIAVDYTGKLESGDVFDSSEGREPLTFTVDTGMLIKGFDQAVIGMKKGESKTVTIPPEMGYGPRDENAMVDIPRAQFPPEMDLKEGLQLQLQNPAGQPVPARVAKVAETSVTMDVNHFLAGKTLVFDITIAETGLEPPASSCGTNKGGCDSGCCGNCSCS; from the coding sequence ATGAGCGAAGCAATTAAATCTGGCGATACCATTGCCGTGGATTATACGGGAAAACTTGAAAGCGGAGACGTGTTTGACTCTTCAGAGGGCAGAGAACCGCTGACCTTTACCGTGGATACGGGCATGCTGATCAAAGGCTTTGACCAGGCTGTTATCGGCATGAAAAAAGGGGAATCAAAAACCGTTACCATTCCGCCTGAAATGGGATACGGCCCAAGGGATGAGAATGCCATGGTTGATATCCCAAGAGCCCAGTTCCCCCCGGAGATGGACCTGAAAGAAGGACTTCAGCTTCAACTCCAGAATCCGGCGGGGCAGCCGGTCCCTGCACGGGTGGCAAAAGTAGCCGAAACCAGTGTCACCATGGACGTGAACCATTTTCTGGCCGGAAAAACCCTCGTTTTTGATATCACCATTGCTGAAACCGGACTTGAGCCCCCGGCAAGCAGCTGTGGCACCAATAAAGGGGGCTGCGATTCCGGTTGCTGCGGAAACTGCAGCTGCAGTTAA
- a CDS encoding arsenate reductase ArsC — protein MTEKLKILFLCTGNSCRSQMAEGWARELKGDIIDAYSAGVETHGLNPSTVKVMAEVGVDISGQQSKLINQFMDRQLDAVITVCGHAHETCPYFPPRCKVIHVGFDDPPQMAKALAEQGATAEQQLDCYRKVRDEIKAFVEKMPENIND, from the coding sequence ATGACGGAAAAACTTAAAATATTATTTTTGTGTACGGGCAATTCATGTCGCAGTCAGATGGCTGAAGGCTGGGCCAGAGAACTAAAGGGAGATATTATAGACGCATACTCAGCCGGTGTGGAGACACACGGTTTGAATCCCAGCACCGTAAAAGTTATGGCAGAGGTCGGTGTGGACATTTCCGGCCAACAATCCAAGCTGATTAACCAATTTATGGATAGGCAACTGGATGCCGTCATCACCGTTTGCGGACATGCCCATGAAACCTGTCCTTACTTTCCGCCCCGCTGCAAGGTGATTCATGTCGGGTTTGACGATCCCCCCCAAATGGCCAAAGCGCTTGCCGAACAGGGTGCAACTGCGGAACAGCAGCTGGACTGCTACAGAAAAGTCAGGGACGAAATCAAGGCATTTGTCGAAAAAATGCCTGAAAATATTAACGACTAA
- the mmuM gene encoding homocysteine S-methyltransferase: MVDVIHKYLEQQGYLIIDGALGTELERRGCNLDDPLWSARLLADDPGKIAAVHADYLRAGADCLITASYQATFQGLARQGYTQAQAQKLIQSSVTLANVVVENFWADPSNRINRLKPLVAASVGPYGAFLADRSEYTGNYGIGEDELVAFHKERLSALISAGPNLLACETLPCFAEARALVRLLEVLGPDSGSIPAWISFSAKDGHRINSGEAIRDCAQWLAGKPCVTAMGINCTNPLHILSLVKEIRSVTDKPVVVYPNKGEACNQLTDPKEGPTSFAEMAVQWAKYGAKLIGGCCHTTPDDIRRLAWRLKLSAKNQKSP, encoded by the coding sequence ATGGTCGATGTGATCCATAAATATCTTGAACAGCAGGGCTATCTGATCATTGACGGGGCGCTTGGCACCGAGCTGGAGCGCCGGGGATGTAATCTTGATGACCCGTTATGGTCGGCCCGGCTTTTGGCGGACGATCCAGGCAAGATTGCGGCCGTTCATGCCGACTATCTTCGTGCCGGGGCGGATTGTCTGATTACGGCAAGTTACCAGGCCACGTTCCAGGGATTGGCCCGTCAGGGGTATACCCAGGCGCAGGCCCAAAAGCTCATACAATCCTCTGTTACGTTGGCAAACGTTGTTGTGGAAAATTTCTGGGCCGATCCATCCAACCGTATTAACCGGCTTAAACCCCTGGTGGCTGCATCGGTTGGCCCCTACGGCGCTTTTTTGGCGGACAGATCGGAGTACACCGGAAATTACGGCATCGGTGAAGACGAGCTGGTTGCGTTTCACAAAGAGAGATTAAGTGCACTGATTTCAGCCGGGCCAAATCTTCTGGCCTGTGAAACCCTGCCCTGTTTTGCCGAGGCCAGAGCCCTTGTCCGCTTGCTGGAGGTTTTGGGGCCGGACTCAGGCAGCATCCCGGCCTGGATCAGCTTCAGTGCAAAGGACGGCCACCGCATCAACAGTGGAGAAGCAATCCGGGACTGCGCCCAATGGCTGGCCGGCAAGCCCTGTGTGACAGCCATGGGGATCAATTGTACAAATCCGCTCCATATCCTGTCTCTTGTAAAAGAGATCCGGTCCGTGACCGATAAACCCGTGGTGGTATATCCAAATAAAGGCGAGGCGTGTAACCAGTTGACAGATCCAAAGGAAGGGCCGACTTCATTTGCTGAAATGGCCGTCCAATGGGCAAAATACGGTGCCAAACTCATTGGGGGGTGCTGTCATACTACACCGGACGATATCCGCCGACTTGCTTGGAGGTTGAAATTATCGGCTAAAAACCAAAAAAGCCCCTGA
- a CDS encoding radical SAM protein, which translates to MPLDICEIFYSLQGESTRAGLACVFVRLSGCNLSCSWCDTTYAATHPTPMTINQIVDQVAAFNCAMVEITGGEPLIQPQTPALISELLAKGFQVLLETNGSLSIAPVDPAGIRIMDVKCPSSGEAGSFLLDNFNHMTDRDEVKFVVGSRQDYEYAAAIIKTHLKNHPREHIHISPVFGEIVLSDLAAWILKDKLGARLSLQQHKIIWDPDLRGV; encoded by the coding sequence GTGCCCCTGGATATTTGCGAAATTTTTTACAGCCTGCAGGGCGAATCCACCCGGGCAGGCCTTGCCTGTGTGTTTGTCCGGCTGTCCGGATGCAACCTCTCCTGTTCCTGGTGCGACACCACCTATGCCGCGACACACCCCACACCCATGACCATCAATCAAATCGTGGACCAGGTGGCGGCGTTTAACTGCGCCATGGTGGAAATTACCGGCGGAGAACCCTTGATTCAGCCCCAGACGCCTGCATTGATATCCGAACTTCTGGCAAAGGGATTTCAGGTACTGCTGGAAACCAATGGGAGCCTGAGTATTGCGCCTGTGGATCCGGCCGGTATCCGCATCATGGATGTGAAGTGTCCATCGTCCGGTGAAGCCGGGTCATTTCTTTTGGATAATTTCAATCACATGACAGACCGGGATGAAGTGAAATTTGTGGTGGGATCAAGGCAGGATTATGAATATGCCGCAGCCATCATCAAAACACACCTAAAGAACCATCCCAGAGAACATATTCACATCAGCCCGGTGTTTGGCGAGATTGTGCTTTCGGACCTGGCAGCATGGATACTTAAAGACAAGCTGGGGGCAAGGCTCTCCCTTCAACAACACAAAATCATCTGGGATCCGGATTTACGAGGAGTATAA
- a CDS encoding heterodisulfide reductase-related iron-sulfur binding cluster, which produces MSASAKDLILKIFEKCAGYCGCDVCRTHLDEDCLFFPELYRLSDELLEQGKTIDNTTVRQLLDLCTMCGLCPCSDIRMLILEAKAAMASEDGIPLTAQFTADIQNTGKLGTLLSRPVNGLNKCSMTASMVKKALKIAPDRQLPVFADLNFFQWAKNTGHHAIGKKSPDSGQKVAYFAGCSAGYFFPEVGKATVTFLESIGIEVFLPEQHCCGMPLLMEGQKQKALEKIKANVEILIQAVSKGYKIICSCPTCGYFYKKLLLENAYFSKAAQESLETQKNEIKVPLASGAGKFLSLPKTIYQKLFKDDGYFSSIDPMNRIKLSKNVYDLGEFLFSFQQAHHLEFKLNIPETPLIYFASCHQREQEIGEPYFNIFSTIPGADIIKVGGALSCCGMGGHLGYKESFHKLSLRTGQSLFKQVESEKNRMILTDCLSCRLQFSQVFDRKVFHPIELLKI; this is translated from the coding sequence ATGAGCGCCTCCGCCAAGGATCTGATATTAAAAATATTTGAAAAATGCGCAGGATACTGCGGATGTGATGTCTGCAGGACACATCTGGATGAAGACTGCCTGTTTTTCCCCGAACTTTACAGATTGAGTGATGAATTACTCGAACAAGGGAAAACGATTGATAATACGACAGTACGGCAACTGCTTGACCTTTGCACCATGTGCGGGCTGTGCCCCTGTTCTGATATCAGAATGCTGATCCTTGAAGCAAAAGCAGCAATGGCTTCCGAAGACGGCATCCCCCTCACGGCCCAATTTACCGCTGACATTCAAAATACAGGCAAATTAGGAACATTGCTCAGCCGTCCCGTCAACGGACTGAACAAGTGCAGCATGACCGCCTCAATGGTAAAAAAAGCGTTAAAAATAGCCCCTGACAGGCAGCTACCCGTGTTTGCTGATCTAAATTTTTTCCAATGGGCAAAAAACACAGGCCATCATGCAATTGGAAAGAAATCTCCTGATAGCGGGCAAAAAGTTGCCTATTTTGCAGGCTGCAGTGCCGGGTATTTTTTCCCGGAGGTCGGAAAGGCCACGGTTACTTTCCTGGAAAGCATCGGGATAGAGGTGTTTTTACCGGAACAACACTGTTGCGGCATGCCGCTTTTAATGGAAGGTCAGAAGCAAAAAGCGCTGGAAAAAATAAAGGCAAACGTTGAAATTTTAATTCAGGCAGTCAGCAAGGGATACAAAATAATATGCTCCTGCCCGACCTGCGGATATTTTTACAAAAAGCTGCTGCTTGAAAATGCCTATTTTTCAAAGGCAGCCCAGGAGAGTTTAGAAACCCAAAAGAATGAAATAAAGGTGCCCCTGGCTTCCGGCGCAGGAAAATTTCTGTCACTTCCCAAAACAATTTATCAGAAACTATTCAAGGATGACGGCTATTTTTCATCAATCGACCCGATGAACAGAATAAAACTATCGAAAAATGTCTACGATCTTGGAGAGTTTTTATTTTCCTTTCAACAAGCGCACCATTTGGAATTCAAACTAAACATCCCCGAAACACCATTGATCTATTTTGCCTCGTGCCATCAAAGGGAACAGGAGATCGGAGAACCTTACTTTAATATATTCTCAACCATCCCAGGTGCTGATATTATCAAGGTGGGCGGCGCGTTGAGTTGCTGCGGCATGGGCGGTCATCTGGGGTATAAAGAATCATTTCACAAACTGAGTCTAAGGACCGGGCAATCTTTATTTAAACAGGTTGAATCTGAAAAAAATCGAATGATTCTAACCGATTGCCTGAGCTGCCGCTTGCAATTTTCCCAAGTATTTGACAGAAAAGTATTTCATCCCATAGAACTTTTGAAAATATAA